Proteins co-encoded in one Xanthomonas campestris pv. badrii genomic window:
- a CDS encoding DUF6714 family protein — MRRDEIIDFIKKSFANRSKPSQVIFLSHSSTHEYIEAAQFEKLIWEEVDSDLMEKASDAIYGLSAEAFVYFLPGFLSTGLRHDRVDYLIYDALISMLDRGMGETGWNDFFRQRWLLLNQQELLAFSEWLLWLSDKSSDYFFEGNLDRSFDTVNLLLRRLGN, encoded by the coding sequence ATGAGACGCGATGAAATAATTGATTTTATAAAAAAATCTTTTGCCAACCGCTCAAAACCTTCACAAGTAATATTTTTAAGTCATTCTTCCACGCATGAATACATTGAGGCAGCACAGTTTGAAAAATTGATTTGGGAGGAGGTCGACAGCGACTTAATGGAAAAGGCCTCTGACGCAATCTATGGCTTGAGTGCGGAGGCATTTGTTTACTTCCTACCTGGATTTCTTAGCACAGGACTCCGACATGATCGAGTGGACTACCTGATTTATGATGCGCTTATAAGCATGCTCGATAGAGGAATGGGCGAAACTGGGTGGAACGATTTTTTCAGACAAAGATGGCTTCTTCTAAATCAACAAGAGCTCCTAGCTTTTTCCGAATGGCTTTTATGGTTATCCGATAAAAGCTCAGACTACTTTTTTGAGGGAAACCTGGACAGGTCATTCGATACAGTAAATTTACTCCTGCGACGACTCGGCAATTGA
- a CDS encoding SymE family type I addiction module toxin → MSRAQSPTAKRPKSNTKRTASAKRAATPVKDTQPMRLVPSPTFDVENLDFDHRPARRPDDIPPRPPRKSRTPTRCTVGYAFYDAEPGRPYSQRIPSVRLRGLWLEQLGFTVGCKLQITARAGELVVKVVPVHSPGTGTMVMTSTLRKR, encoded by the coding sequence ATGAGCCGGGCGCAGTCTCCAACCGCCAAGCGGCCCAAATCAAATACCAAGCGCACCGCTTCCGCCAAGCGAGCAGCCACGCCGGTAAAGGACACGCAGCCCATGCGGCTGGTGCCGTCACCCACCTTCGACGTGGAAAACCTGGATTTCGACCACCGGCCCGCCCGACGCCCAGACGACATTCCGCCAAGGCCGCCTCGTAAGTCCCGCACGCCCACCCGTTGCACGGTGGGCTATGCGTTCTACGATGCAGAACCCGGCCGGCCATACAGCCAGCGGATTCCCAGCGTGCGCCTGCGCGGGCTGTGGCTGGAGCAGCTGGGGTTTACGGTTGGCTGCAAGTTGCAGATCACCGCGCGCGCTGGCGAGTTGGTGGTGAAAGTAGTGCCAGTTCACTCGCCAGGAACTGGCACCATGGTAATGACATCGACATTACGGAAGCGCTAG
- a CDS encoding RHS repeat-associated core domain-containing protein has translation MQDMQMRVPGHWRKWFGMVLATVVTCVSVVPTIPSAYAYDSGVCNAGTNLCDQGQAYLNAIKEGNEAICIGEGTLAAVNTHASLVLDLTYDQRYQAVVQCYRASDNYTGESRLAESFYAVKCSARPVFIPAAGSTGNVCQEGCEYTVSNDGVQPVATPNGAVCSSPPPLDPAKNNGCCDGSTGPTTAGNPANVFTGTKLETAVDYRAPAGHLEFVRYYSSAVGLRPTSVLGSTWRHSYTRTISFTDATTLILTRPNGNFYTFKKAANGVWTPDWDVRERLSEVQDNGELTGWQVTAVDDSKEQFDLDGKLTSISYADGEKLTLAYSGGQLQSVTDNRGRGLALAYQAGRIAQVGLPDGMVLAYGYDTQARLRLATLQTAAGVVVSTLAGYDYDNARFPDVLTTHRDEQGQVHASWTYDAQQRVVRSVHGDPTGKIDEATITYAGTTSTVTNALGNTVTRTGISKLGQAKVTAVQGLCPECTVSAFRSRSYDGNGYPDQEVDFAGVTTDWTYNYRGLLTSKIEAANTSNGQKRTLQTDWHPSLRVPTDRRTYDANDALAARTSWTYNTRGQALTVSRVDPSGGPTRVTTQRYCEDGDVAAGSCPLPGLLLASDGARTDIADSISYTYYPADDNACTASLSTCRHRKGDRWKVTNALGRITEYLAYDGAGRPLSIKDANGIVTDYTYHPRGWLTATKVRGADASSEADDRITRIDYWPTGLVRQVTQPDGAFTAFTYDAAHRLTDITDNAGNTVHYTLDNAGNRVKEDTKDAYGTLKRTLSRVYNQLGQLKTQATAASDPTDFAYDANGNTTTVTDALATATQSEYDPLNRLSRTLQDVAGIKADTTFDYDALDNLTKVTDPKGLDTRYEYNGFGDLVKLTSPDTGVTSYTYDSAGNRATQTDARGNTTAYSYDALNRLTKVTYPTTSLNVTYTYDATQAACTSGETFSIGRLTKMQDGGAITQYCYNRFGDLVRKVQTTNAQALVLRYEYTVGGQLQRMTYPDGAVVDYVRNAQGQTTQVGVTPAGGSRQVLLGNATYYPFGPAAGWTYGNGRTLARQYDLDYRPQAIQDTRPGGLEVGFGFGFDPAGNLTALTPAGNPTPEIGLGYDALGRLTGLKDGSTGTLIDGYSYDATGNRLSAKVGAATQSYTYPTDSHRLSAVAGVARTYDATGNTTAIGGTARQYTYDTTGRMTQARRAGAVTMNYRYNGRGEQVRRFLGTTNTYTLYDEAGHWLGDYDTSGAPKQQAIWLDDLPVGLLANTNKLHYIEPDHLGSPRVVIDPIRDVAVWTWSLKGEAFGNTAPNQDPDGDGAALVLDMRFPGQRFDAASGLNQNYFRDHETVSGRYVESDSLGLAAGISTYSYVLSNPLMDSDSLGQQSSAMRGIRAPIGGSTNAGLADDGSSSSAGNAQAAATVAMAAIGIANVMSSMPGGAVLGLPITAAKLCQDPDDEECLKLRAEVQKKKAVVSTLGKCRPGMSRGALGIRREAWLNLAISRAKRDEKCYSGGDEGHQEAHAAAWQNAGVCSNLMGGF, from the coding sequence ATGCAGGATATGCAGATGCGCGTCCCGGGACACTGGCGCAAGTGGTTCGGTATGGTGTTGGCTACTGTGGTGACGTGTGTTTCTGTTGTCCCCACGATACCTAGCGCCTATGCGTACGACTCAGGCGTTTGCAATGCAGGCACCAACTTGTGCGATCAAGGACAGGCCTATCTCAATGCCATCAAGGAAGGAAACGAAGCAATTTGCATTGGCGAAGGAACCTTAGCCGCTGTAAACACACATGCCAGCTTGGTTCTCGACCTAACCTATGATCAGCGCTACCAAGCGGTCGTTCAGTGCTATAGAGCGTCTGATAACTACACCGGCGAATCTCGCTTAGCCGAGAGCTTTTACGCAGTAAAATGCAGCGCCAGACCAGTATTCATCCCTGCCGCCGGAAGTACCGGCAACGTCTGCCAAGAAGGCTGCGAATACACGGTCAGCAATGACGGCGTCCAACCGGTCGCCACGCCAAACGGAGCGGTCTGCTCGTCGCCACCACCGCTAGATCCTGCGAAGAATAATGGCTGCTGCGACGGGAGCACCGGGCCGACCACCGCCGGCAATCCGGCCAATGTGTTCACCGGAACCAAGCTCGAAACGGCGGTCGATTATCGTGCGCCCGCAGGACATCTGGAGTTTGTCCGTTATTACAGCAGCGCCGTCGGCCTGCGCCCTACCAGCGTATTGGGCAGCACTTGGCGCCATAGCTACACCCGGACCATCAGCTTCACCGATGCGACGACGCTGATCTTGACGCGCCCCAACGGTAACTTCTATACCTTCAAGAAGGCCGCCAATGGCGTCTGGACACCAGACTGGGATGTGCGGGAAAGACTGTCCGAAGTGCAAGACAATGGGGAGCTGACCGGATGGCAGGTGACTGCCGTCGACGATAGCAAAGAGCAGTTCGATCTGGACGGCAAGTTGACCAGCATCAGTTACGCCGATGGCGAGAAACTCACCTTGGCTTACTCGGGCGGCCAACTGCAATCCGTGACGGATAACCGTGGCCGCGGCCTGGCACTTGCCTACCAGGCGGGCAGGATCGCGCAAGTCGGACTTCCCGATGGAATGGTGCTGGCCTACGGCTACGACACCCAGGCGCGACTGAGGTTGGCAACCTTGCAGACAGCGGCCGGGGTGGTGGTGTCAACCTTAGCCGGGTATGACTATGACAATGCGCGCTTTCCGGACGTACTGACCACCCACCGCGACGAACAGGGCCAGGTGCATGCCTCTTGGACCTACGATGCGCAGCAACGCGTCGTCCGCAGCGTACATGGCGATCCGACCGGCAAGATCGACGAGGCCACCATTACCTATGCGGGGACCACTTCCACCGTCACCAATGCCCTGGGCAATACGGTGACGCGTACAGGCATCTCCAAACTCGGCCAGGCCAAGGTCACTGCCGTCCAGGGGCTATGCCCCGAGTGCACGGTCAGCGCATTCCGATCGCGCAGCTACGACGGCAACGGCTACCCCGACCAGGAAGTCGATTTTGCCGGCGTCACCACGGACTGGACGTACAACTACCGCGGCCTGTTGACCAGCAAGATCGAAGCGGCCAACACCAGCAACGGCCAGAAGCGCACGCTGCAGACGGACTGGCATCCTAGCTTACGTGTCCCCACCGATCGGCGCACCTACGATGCCAACGATGCCCTGGCGGCAAGGACGAGCTGGACCTACAACACCAGGGGCCAGGCACTGACCGTGTCGCGGGTCGATCCAAGCGGAGGTCCCACGCGCGTCACCACGCAGCGCTACTGCGAAGATGGCGATGTCGCCGCCGGCAGCTGCCCCTTGCCCGGCCTGCTGCTGGCCAGCGATGGCGCACGCACGGATATCGCCGACAGCATCAGCTACACCTACTACCCTGCCGACGACAACGCTTGCACGGCATCACTGAGCACTTGCCGCCACCGCAAGGGTGATCGTTGGAAAGTCACCAACGCCCTAGGCCGCATCACCGAATACCTCGCCTACGACGGCGCCGGCCGTCCGCTGTCCATCAAGGACGCCAATGGCATCGTCACCGACTACACCTACCACCCGCGCGGTTGGCTGACCGCCACCAAGGTGCGTGGGGCCGATGCGTCCAGCGAGGCCGATGACCGCATCACCCGCATCGACTACTGGCCCACCGGCCTGGTCAGGCAGGTCACCCAGCCCGATGGCGCGTTCACTGCCTTCACCTACGACGCCGCACATCGGCTGACCGACATTACCGATAACGCGGGCAACACCGTCCACTACACGCTGGACAACGCCGGCAATCGCGTCAAGGAAGACACCAAGGATGCCTACGGCACCTTGAAGCGCACGCTCTCGCGCGTCTACAACCAGCTCGGCCAACTCAAGACCCAGGCCACTGCGGCCAGCGACCCCACCGACTTCGCGTACGACGCCAACGGCAACACCACCACCGTGACCGATGCGCTGGCAACCGCAACGCAAAGCGAGTACGACCCGCTCAATCGCCTGTCCCGCACGTTGCAGGATGTGGCCGGCATCAAGGCCGACACCACATTCGACTACGACGCGCTGGACAACCTCACCAAGGTCACCGACCCCAAGGGCCTGGACACCCGCTACGAGTACAACGGCTTCGGCGATCTGGTGAAGCTCACCAGCCCGGACACTGGCGTCACCAGCTATACCTACGACAGCGCCGGCAACCGCGCCACCCAGACCGATGCGCGCGGCAACACCACCGCCTACAGCTACGACGCGCTCAATCGCCTGACCAAGGTCACCTACCCCACCACCAGCCTCAACGTCACCTATACCTACGACGCGACGCAGGCGGCGTGCACCAGCGGCGAGACGTTTTCCATCGGCCGCCTGACCAAGATGCAGGACGGCGGCGCCATCACTCAGTACTGCTACAACCGCTTCGGCGATCTGGTGCGCAAGGTGCAGACCACCAACGCGCAGGCGCTGGTGTTGCGCTACGAGTACACCGTCGGCGGCCAACTGCAGCGCATGACCTATCCGGACGGCGCAGTAGTCGATTACGTGCGCAATGCGCAAGGCCAGACCACGCAGGTTGGCGTGACGCCAGCCGGCGGTAGCCGCCAGGTGCTGCTGGGCAATGCCACCTACTACCCGTTCGGCCCCGCTGCCGGCTGGACCTACGGCAATGGCCGCACCCTCGCCCGCCAGTACGATCTGGACTACCGCCCGCAGGCAATCCAGGACACCCGCCCGGGCGGGCTGGAAGTGGGCTTCGGCTTCGGCTTCGACCCGGCCGGCAACCTCACCGCACTGACGCCTGCCGGCAATCCCACGCCGGAGATCGGCCTGGGCTACGACGCCCTGGGCCGCCTGACCGGCCTCAAGGACGGCAGCACCGGCACGCTGATCGACGGCTACAGCTACGATGCCACCGGCAACCGACTCAGCGCCAAGGTCGGCGCGGCAACGCAGAGTTACACCTACCCAACCGACAGCCACCGCCTGAGCGCAGTGGCCGGCGTGGCACGTACCTACGATGCCACCGGCAACACCACCGCCATCGGCGGCACCGCGCGCCAATACACCTACGACACCACTGGCCGCATGACCCAGGCCCGCCGCGCCGGCGCGGTGACCATGAACTACCGCTACAACGGCCGCGGCGAACAGGTCCGCCGCTTCCTCGGCACCACAAACACCTACACGCTATACGACGAAGCCGGCCACTGGCTGGGCGACTACGACACCAGCGGCGCACCCAAGCAGCAGGCGATCTGGCTGGACGATCTCCCGGTCGGCCTGCTGGCCAACACCAACAAACTGCACTACATCGAACCGGACCACCTGGGCAGCCCGCGCGTGGTGATCGACCCCATCCGCGATGTAGCGGTGTGGACATGGAGCTTGAAAGGCGAAGCCTTCGGCAACACCGCGCCGAATCAGGATCCTGATGGGGATGGCGCGGCGTTGGTTTTGGATATGCGCTTCCCAGGGCAGCGGTTCGATGCGGCGAGTGGGTTGAATCAGAACTACTTTCGCGACCATGAAACCGTAAGTGGAAGATACGTAGAGAGTGATTCGTTAGGACTTGCTGCAGGAATTAGCACATACTCTTATGTCCTTTCAAATCCATTAATGGATTCAGATTCGCTCGGACAGCAGTCGAGTGCTATGCGGGGTATTCGCGCCCCCATTGGCGGTTCCACAAACGCTGGACTTGCAGACGACGGCAGCTCTTCGTCAGCTGGAAACGCTCAAGCTGCTGCAACAGTTGCTATGGCTGCTATTGGCATAGCCAACGTCATGAGTTCGATGCCTGGCGGCGCAGTTTTGGGCTTACCGATAACCGCCGCAAAACTTTGCCAAGACCCTGATGACGAAGAGTGCCTGAAACTTCGGGCTGAGGTCCAAAAGAAGAAAGCCGTGGTTTCGACATTAGGAAAATGCAGGCCTGGCATGTCGCGAGGTGCACTGGGCATACGGCGTGAAGCCTGGTTAAATCTTGCCATCTCCAGAGCAAAGCGTGACGAGAAATGCTACTCAGGCGGCGACGAAGGCCACCAAGAAGCACACGCCGCGGCATGGCAAAATGCTGGCGTTTGCAGCAACTTGATGGGAGGATTCTGA
- a CDS encoding DUF1778 domain-containing protein: protein MSTPNTTPGKRETLNIRIKPEERSLIDRAAKARGKNRTDFMLDAARLAAEEALLDQTLIAASPDAYAAFLARLDMPPQPNARLRKTMQTPAPWEKG from the coding sequence ATGTCCACGCCCAACACGACGCCCGGCAAGCGCGAAACCTTGAATATCCGCATCAAGCCAGAAGAACGCAGCCTGATTGACCGGGCCGCCAAGGCACGCGGGAAGAACCGTACCGATTTCATGCTGGACGCGGCACGCCTGGCTGCCGAGGAAGCCTTGCTGGACCAGACCCTCATCGCGGCCAGCCCGGATGCCTACGCGGCCTTTTTGGCGCGGCTGGACATGCCCCCACAGCCGAATGCGCGCCTACGCAAGACGATGCAGACGCCCGCGCCGTGGGAGAAGGGGTGA
- the coaE gene encoding dephospho-CoA kinase (Dephospho-CoA kinase (CoaE) performs the final step in coenzyme A biosynthesis.): MSDFIVGLTGGIASGKSALAAEFEKLGVPVIDADVVARQVVEPGPILDAIADCFGRAILLPDGTLDRQALRQIVFADPSQRKALEAITHPAIRSELQRAALAAQAPYAIVAIPLLAEAGGRVAYPWLDRIVVVDVPVTLQHERLVQRDGATVELADRMIAAQATREQRLAIADDVIRNDGEPEQLTQAARRLDADYLARANR, encoded by the coding sequence ATGAGCGACTTCATCGTCGGCCTTACCGGCGGCATCGCCTCCGGCAAGAGCGCACTGGCCGCCGAGTTTGAGAAGCTGGGCGTGCCGGTCATCGATGCAGATGTCGTTGCGCGGCAGGTCGTAGAGCCGGGCCCGATTCTTGATGCCATCGCCGATTGCTTCGGGCGTGCCATCCTGTTGCCGGATGGCACGCTAGATCGACAGGCTTTGCGCCAAATTGTCTTTGCCGATCCAAGTCAACGGAAGGCGCTGGAAGCCATCACCCACCCCGCCATCCGCAGCGAACTGCAGCGTGCAGCGCTGGCGGCCCAGGCCCCGTACGCCATCGTTGCAATCCCCTTGCTCGCCGAGGCCGGGGGACGTGTGGCCTACCCATGGCTCGACCGCATCGTCGTCGTCGACGTGCCAGTCACCTTGCAACACGAGCGTCTGGTGCAGCGCGATGGCGCTACGGTTGAGCTAGCCGATCGCATGATTGCTGCACAAGCGACGCGCGAGCAACGACTGGCCATCGCCGATGACGTAATCCGCAATGACGGTGAACCGGAGCAGTTGACGCAGGCGGCACGCAGATTGGACGCGGACTATCTAGCACGGGCCAACCGCTAG